From the genome of Paracoccus seriniphilus, one region includes:
- a CDS encoding transglutaminase-like domain-containing protein — MRVSIGCRLRYSFPQPTPLIALLNVHYSRFGDLERADHLVTSPSVPLESYRDGFGNWCTRLLAPAGEFCLTTDGICRDSGLPDAASPGAWQHAVQDLPFDTLVFLQGSRYCDTDLLSEEAWSLFEATEPGWSRVQAICDFVHGHVRFDYMQAKATRTASQTMAEGQGVCRDFTHLAVALCRCMNIPARYCTGYLSDIGDPLPHPPGDFAAWMEVFLGGEWHMFDPRNNKPRIARILNARGRDAADVPLTQTFGQNTLTEFKVWTDELA, encoded by the coding sequence ATGCGCGTCAGCATCGGGTGTCGCCTGCGATACAGCTTCCCGCAGCCGACGCCGCTGATCGCGCTGCTGAACGTCCACTATTCGCGTTTCGGCGATCTCGAACGCGCCGATCACCTCGTCACCTCGCCCAGCGTGCCGCTGGAAAGCTACCGCGACGGTTTCGGCAACTGGTGCACGCGCCTTCTGGCGCCGGCGGGCGAGTTCTGCCTGACAACGGATGGCATCTGCCGCGACAGCGGCCTGCCTGACGCCGCCTCTCCGGGCGCCTGGCAGCACGCGGTCCAGGATCTGCCTTTCGATACGCTCGTGTTCCTGCAAGGCAGTCGGTATTGCGATACCGACCTTTTGTCCGAGGAAGCATGGAGCCTGTTCGAGGCCACCGAACCCGGGTGGTCGCGCGTCCAGGCGATCTGCGACTTCGTGCATGGACATGTCCGCTTCGACTACATGCAGGCGAAGGCGACGCGCACCGCGTCGCAGACCATGGCCGAGGGGCAGGGGGTCTGTCGCGACTTCACCCATCTCGCCGTTGCCCTGTGCCGCTGCATGAACATTCCGGCCCGCTACTGCACCGGCTACCTGAGCGATATCGGTGACCCGCTGCCTCACCCGCCGGGGGATTTCGCGGCGTGGATGGAGGTATTCCTCGGGGGCGAATGGCACATGTTCGATCCGCGCAACAACAAGCCGCGGATCGCAAGAATCCTGAACGCGCGCGGCCGCGATGCCGCCGACGTGCCCCTGACCCAGACATTCGGGCAAAACACCCTGACCGAATTCAAGGTCTGGACGGACGAATTGGCCTGA